In one window of Ovis aries strain OAR_USU_Benz2616 breed Rambouillet chromosome 5, ARS-UI_Ramb_v3.0, whole genome shotgun sequence DNA:
- the FABP6 gene encoding gastrotropin codes for MAFTGKYEIESEKNYDDFMKRLGLSSDTIEKGRNFKVISEIQQDGQNFIWSQHYPGGHSISNNFTIGKETEMETVGNKKFKVTVKMEGGKVVVDSANYHHTAEIVDGKLVEVSTLGGVTYERVSKKVA; via the exons ATGGCCTTCACTGGCAAGTACGAGATTGAGAGTGAGAAGAACTATGATGACTTCATGAAGCGCCTGG GGCTCTCCAGCGACACGATTGAAAAGGGCCGCAATTTCAAGGTCATCTCGGAGATACAGCAGGACGGGCAGAACttcatctggtcccagcactacCCTGGGGGCCACTCCATTTCCAACAATTTCACCATTGGCAAGGAGACCGAGATGGAGACCGTGGGAAACAAGAAGTTCAAG GTCACCGTGAAGATGGAGGGTGGGAAGGTGGTCGTGGACTCCGCCAACTACCACCACACTGCAGAGATTGTGGATGGCAAGCTGGTGGAG GTCTCCACCCTTGGAGGCGTGACCTACGAGCGCGTGAGCAAGAAGGTGGCCTGA